A stretch of Primulina tabacum isolate GXHZ01 chromosome 13, ASM2559414v2, whole genome shotgun sequence DNA encodes these proteins:
- the LOC142522606 gene encoding cyclic dof factor 4-like, which yields MAEVQEDMNKSSSRIKLFGATISLKERSDDHEEAKKTDPTSEKRPDKIIPCPRCKSMETKFCYFNNYNVNQPRHFCKGCQRYWTAGGALRNVPVGAGRRKSKPPCGGLAALSEGCLFDASGMQQLDFDEVVEEWQVAQNGGLRQLFPTKRRRCASNSQSY from the coding sequence ATGGCTGAGGTTCAAGAAGACATGAACAAATCATCATCGAGAATCAAGCTATTCGGGGCTACGATTTCTCTGAAAGAGAGATCAGACGATCACGAAGAGGCCAAGAAAACTGATCCAACGTCTGAAAAGAGACCGGACAAGATCATCCCATGCCCAAGATGTAAGAGTATGGAAACCAAGTTCTGTTACTTCAACAACTACAATGTTAACCAGCCCAGACACTTCTGTAAGGGCTGTCAAAGATACTGGACCGCCGGCGGAGCCCTCCGAAACGTTCCCGTCGGCGCTGGACGCCGGAAGTCCAAGCCACCGTGTGGGGGGCTGGCGGCGTTGTCGGAGGGATGCTTGTTCGATGCTTCAGGGATGCAACAGCTGGATTTCGATGAGGTTGTGGAGGAGTGGCAGGTGGCGCAGAACGGCGGTCTACGGCAACTTTTCCCGACGAAGAGGAGGAGATGCGCATCGAATAGTCAAAGCTATTAA